In Drosophila yakuba strain Tai18E2 chromosome X, Prin_Dyak_Tai18E2_2.1, whole genome shotgun sequence, a single genomic region encodes these proteins:
- the LOC6524471 gene encoding LOW QUALITY PROTEIN: uncharacterized protein LOC6524471 (The sequence of the model RefSeq protein was modified relative to this genomic sequence to represent the inferred CDS: deleted 1 base in 1 codon) encodes MSSRKLPGGSGGADEATAAAAPLDDNANASVVIPASSEEPAMGVGEEMPIISKTRTSTSSVEPAEEPTVAVELDGEKDLESTPVSKTPRSTPTPTLTPAVTPTASDGLAAKSVRVTRHSSPLLLISSPTTSRREVGDGALDTEEPTGSGGQRKSSVERSLAPVIRGRKSIKDLKEAKEVKSEEAPAAASDSRAARGATPGQVKEQHVGDGNELESLPITDKKDHKDTKDKEDERETDQDAEKEKSAQTEIIADTEKSVEKEKFTEKDKAADKDGGKEKESDANKDIDKEKEKEKAKEALPPVVPIAPVTPTCNRVTRKSHAQEQAINTRVTRNRRQSSTVGANSSSAALLVAATSSVTEQPPPSRGRRKKPVVVAPPLEPAVKRKRSQDAEADPDVNNSAKYSKVEVLKSEEAEAPEEDSTAVAIKQEPVDGSEVSSISPSVTPTPTPTPTPAPISGSRRGRGRPQNRNSSSPAATTRATRLSKAGSPGILTPVAQEPAPPKRRRVGSSTRKTASASSLAPSSQGGAGDEDSKDSMASSMDDLLMAAADIKQEKLTPDFDDSLLPESLPSTSGASSANGHSCTEPLTVDTEINVKPADSKVKSKESLAATVEESPSLSETPSAKVSAETGKAPSLSPEMISEGVSVVSVRNFYKKPEFLENNLGIEKDPELGEIVQTVSSNDTETDVEMVVDGELNQAVSPKSRDKKEEEQDKNQKLGPKAGKKAPAQLGPKAEDISEILTEVPVENSTETAAEVIEEAEEDTCSNSSIKPGELRLDESNDGPELLLEDALIVNGNETPDQSEEKEDQVGFFHSGEYDDFEHEIMVELAKKGVLDASGNALSQQKVEIEHPEDVTLLESKNDMEEALDDAEESVERKPVKDPSAEDEIAAMEVEESYIDIKQQTNQLLVEHLAEETTEADCGPEDNKENLSTSASSTAADGLDIQLAIKEDDDGEKPLAVIADEQKPELLLTKDMGVDEKPNGKQESICDEHVQLVVGQEDQENHMQNLRQEQEIHLQNLGLLTHQAAEQRRKCLLEAQARQAQMQLQQHHHHQHKRQGARGGGSATHVESSGTLKTVIKLNRSSNGGVGGSGGLPTGTVIHGGSGSSSASSTSSSSVGSATRKSSGTLGSGAGAGAGVRRQSLKMTFQKGRARGHGAADRSADQYGVHAEDSYYTIQNENEGAKKFVVTTGNSGRKTNNRFSSTNNHHSTVALHGSNSTIQYHSSHSESQGQADHGFYQMVKKDEKEKILIPEKASSFKFHPGRLCEDQCYYCSGKFGLYDTPCHVGQIKSVERQQKILANEEKLTVDNCLCDACFRHVDRRANAPSYKKRLSAPGHLEMGAAAASALEKHFAGDGGVIPEGGGEAGSTAAVAVQQRSCAVKDCVEAAGHSLRRKCIRKSVKKFQLSLEIPAGSSIVWLCEAHYNTVIQFSGCVLCKRRLGKNHMYNITTQDTDRLEKALSEMGIPVQLGMGTAVCKLCRYFANLLMKPPDSTKSQKAEFVKNYRKRLLKVHNLQDGSHEVSEADEEEAPNATEAERATADGHEDAEMPMVADYDGPTDSNSSSSSTAALDSSKQMSKLQAILQQNVGVDATGAAGTGAVAASPVGSGSGADISNVLRGNPNISMRELFHGEEELGVQFKVPFGCSSSQRTPEGWTRVQTFLQYDEPTRRLWEELQKPYGNQSSFLRHLILLEKYYRNGDLVLAPHASSNATVYTETVRQRLNSFDHGHCGGLSSTGSPSFSGSGKRGGVPQPTGASVLATALTTPLTSHSSSSASISSDQHASVDPVIPLVELNDDDEGEDGAGGAVERESTNRQEETILESLSTASVDKLTKQLSSNAVTIIARPKDKSQLSCNSGSSTSISSSSSAISSPEEVAVTKLTAVAPVQSKDAPPLAPASSGVSNSRSILKTNLLGMNKAVEIVPLTTASHASTSTSTAASKNFLTSIASLANKPTGCHIPEKQQKILDVANKLLGSQGEPVPTALLGLQSKLKPPMHQQQAGGSGAGTSGPQKPNVAQLLSSPPELISLHRRRTSGAAAAASSLLGNLPGKRLQLPRTGAGPSAGAGTGTGAGTAGSRSAGGPPPPNVVILPDTLTAQERHESKSWKPTLIPLEDQHKVPNKSHALYQTADGRRLPALVQVQSGGKPYLISIFDYNRMCILRREKLLRDQMLKSNAKQKPQNQQQQQAQTHQQQQNSAASAAAFSNMVKLAQQHTARQQLQQLQQKQQQQQQQMPTLQPGGAAGTGVRLARLTQKPMPPLTNPQIGSQAPNFQPLLSSTLDNSNSSWLWKNFPDPNQYLLNGNGGGAGSSSSKLPHLTAKPATATSSGGAANKSAGSLFTLKQQQQQQHQQKLIDNAIMSKIPKSLTVIPQQMGGNAGNDMGGSSSPARTDDGGGGRNGHQP; translated from the exons ATGTCTAGCCGGAAGCTGCCAGGAGGCTCTGGAGGAGCTGACgaagccacagcagcagctgccccCCTGGACGATAATGCAAATGCCAGTGTGGTGATTCCGGCCAGCAGCGAGGAGCCAGCAATGGGCGTTGGCGAAGAGATGCCCATCATAAGCAAAACACGCACCTCAACGTCGTCAGTGGAGCCGGCTGAGGAGCCAACAGTTGCAGTAGAGCTGGATGGCGAAAAAGATCTGGAATCGACTCCAGTTTCCAAAACGCCAAGGTCCACACCTACGCCAACCCTTACGCcagctgtcacgcccaccgCCAGCGATGGACTGGCGGCCAAGAGCGTGAGGGTTACCCGGCACTCGTCGCCACTGCTCCTGATCAGCTCGCCCACGACAAGTAGACGTGAGGTCGGCGACGGAGCGTTAGACACCGAGGAGCCAACGGGATCGGGTGGCCAAAGAAAGAGCTCCGTGGAGCGGTCTTTGGCGCCCGTTATACGCGGACGGAAGTCCATCAAGGATCTGAAAGAAGCCAAAGAAGTTAAATCCGAGGAGGCGCCTGCCGCAGCATCAGATTCAAGAGCTGCACGTGGAGCGACGCCTGGCCAGGTCAAGGAACAGCATGTCGGGGATGGCAACGAACTGGAATCCTTGCCAATCACAGACAAGAAAGACCACAAAGACACAAAAGACAAGGAGGATGAGCGGGAAACCGATCAGGATGCAGAGAAGGAAAAATCAGCTCAGACAGAAATAATTGCAGATACAGAAAAATCtgtagaaaaagaaaagtttacAGAGAAGGACAAAGCTGCCGATAAAGATGGTgggaaagaaaaagaaagtgatGCAAATAAGGATATAGATaaggagaaggaaaaggaaaaggccAAGGAAGCACTTCCGCCAGTGGTGCCAATAGCACCAGTGACACCCACTTGCAATCGTGTCACACGCAAATCGCATGCCCAGGAGCAGGCGATTAACACGCGGGTCACGCGCAATCGTCGCCAGTCTTCTACAGTTGGAGCCAATTCCTCCTCCGCTGCGCTCTTGGTAGCTGCTACCTCCTCAGTAACAGAGCAACCACCTCCATCTCGCGGTCGACGGAAGAAGCCAGTGGTGGTGGCTCCACCCTTGGAGCCTGCGGTAAAACGAAAGCGATCCCAAGATGCTGAAGCCGACCCAGACGTCAACAACAGCGCGAAGTACAGCAAGGTGGAAGTGCTAAAGTCTGAGGAAGCTGAGGCACCAGAGGAGGATTCCACTGCCGTGGCGATTAAACAGGAACCAGTTGATGGCAGTGAAGTCAGTTCTATTTCTCCTTCAGTcacgcccacacccacacctaCGCCAACGCCAGCTCCGATATCGGGCAGTCGTCGGGGTCGTGGTCGCCCGCAGAACAGGAACTCATCCTCGCCTGCAGCCACAACGCGGGCCACGCGGCTGAGCAAGGCGGGATCACCGGGTATCCTGACACCAGTTGCCCAGGAACCGGCGCCACCGAAACGGCGGCGAGTCGGCTCCAGCACACGGAAGACTGCCTCGGCCAGCTCGTTGGCACCCAGCTCGCAGGGCGGCGCCGGGGATGAGGACTCCAAGGACAGTATGGCCTCGTCCATGGACGACCTGCTGATGGCCGCTGCAGATATCAAGCAGGAAAAGCTGACGCCCGACTTCGACGATAGTTTGCTGCCAGAAAGCCTGCCCTCTACTTCTGGTGCGTCGAGTGCCAATGGCCATTCCTGCACCGAGCCGCTTACTGTGGACACGGAAATCAACGTTAAGCCCGCTGATTCTAAAGTAAAGTCAAAGGAGTCACTGGCGGCAACAGTCGAGGAATCTCCATCACTATCCGAAACGCCATCTGCAAAGGTGTCCGCAGAAACTGGGAAGGCTCCATCTCTTAGTCCAGAGATGATAAGCGAAGGCGTGAGTGTGGTCAGTGTTCGCAACTTTTACAAGAAGCCTGAGTTCCTGGAAAACAATCTGGGCATTGAAAAGGATCCGGAGCTGGGTGAAATCGTTCAGACGGTTAGTAGCAATGACACGGAAACAGATGTGGAGATGGTTGTAGACGGCGAATTAAATCAAGCGGTCTCTCCCAAGTCGCGAGATAAAAAGGAAGAGGAGCAGGATAAGAATCAGAAATTAGGACCAAAAGCGGGAAAGAAGGCTCCTGCTCAATTAGGACCTAAAGCTGAAGACATTTCTGAAATTCTTACCGAAGTTCCTGTTGAAAATTCCACTGAGACTGCAGCCGAAGTTATAGAAGAAGCAGAGGAAGACACTTGTTCAAATAGCTCAATCAAACCAGGTGAGCTTCGACTGGACGAGAGCAACGATGGACCTGAACTGCTTCTGGAAGATGCCCTCATAGTCAATGGTAATGAGACACCAGATCAATCGGAGGAAAAGGAGGACCAGGTGGGGTTCTTCCATTCAGGAGAATACGACGACTTTGAGCACGAGATTATGGTGGAGCTGGCGAAGAAGGGTGTGCTAGATGCCAGCGGCAATGCATTGAGTCAGCAAAAGGTAGAAATTGAGCATCCCGAGGATGTTACTCTACTCGAATCCAAAAACGACATGGAGGAAGCCCTAGATGACGCCGAGGAATCGGTTGAGCGTAAGCCTGTTAAGGACCCGTCCGCCGAGGACGAAATAGCGGCCATGGAGGTGGAGGAATCCTATATTGACATTAAGCAGCAGACGAATCAACTGTTAGTTGAACACTTGGCAGAAGAGACCACGGAAGCGGACTGCGGTCCCGAGGATAACAAGGAGAACTTGTCCACGTCTGCTTCCAGCACCGCTGCCGATGGTCTGGATATTCAGTTGGCCATCAAGGAGGATGATGACGGGGAGAAACCGCTAGCAGTTATCGCTGACGAACAGAAGCCTGAGCTGCTGTTGACCAAGGACATGGGAGTGGATGAGAAACCAAACGGCAAGCAGGAATCGATCTGCGATGAGCATGTTCAGCTAGTGGTGGGACAGGAGGATCAGGAAAATCATATGCAAAACCTTCGTCAAGAACAGGAGATTCACTTGCAAAACCTTGGCCTACTCACGCACCAGGCCGCTGAACAGAGGCGCAAGTGTTTGCTTGAGGCACAGGCCCGCCAGGCGCAAATGCAGCTCCAGCaacatcaccatcaccagcacAAGCGACAAGGAGCGCGCGGAGGAGGTAGTGCCACTCATGTGGAATCCAGCGGTACTCTTAAGACAGTCATCAAGTTGAACAGGAGCAGCAATGGAGGAGTGGGCGGTAGTGGCGGCCTGCCAACTGGTACAGTTATCCATGGTGGCAGCGGCTCCTCCTCCGCATCCTCCACGTCCTCCTCTTCGGTGGGCAGTGCCACACGTAAATCAAGCGGTACTTTGGGCTCAGGAGCGGGAGCAGGTGCTGGCGTTCGCCGGCAATCGCTTAAGATGACATTCCAGAAGGGTCGGGCTCGTGGTCACGGTGCTGCGGATCGATCCGCCGATCAGTATGGCGTCCACGCCGAGGACTCCTACTACACAATTCAGAACGAG AACGAAGGTGCGAAAAAGTTTGTTGTAACTACTGGTAATTCCGGCCGCAAGACTAATAACCGTTTCAGCTCGACTAACAACCACCACTCAACGGTAGCCTTGCACGGTAGCAACTCTACGATCCAGTACC ATTCGTCGCACTCTGAAAGTCAGGGACAGGCGGACCACGGCTTCTACCAGATGGtcaaaaaggacgaaaaggagAAGATCCTTATTCCGGAAAAGGCCTCCTCGTTTAAGTTTCATCCAGGGAGGCTGTGCGAGGACCAGTGCTACTACTGCAGCGGAAAGTTTGGACTCTATGACACACCCTGCCATGTTGGACAAATAAAGTCCGTGGAGCGCCAGCAGAAGATCTTAGCCA ACGAGGAGAAGCTGACTGTGGATAACTGCTTGTGCGACGCATGTTTTCGACACGTGGATCGTCGGGCAAATGCGCCATCCTACAAGAAACGTCTTTCCGCTCCAGGTCATTTGGAAATGGGGGCTGCGGCGGCATCTGCTCTAGAGAAGCACTTTGCTGGCGACGGCGGCGTCATTCCAGAAGGGGGTGGCGAAGCTGGTTCCACGGCAGCCGTGGCCGTGCAGCAACGTTCCTGTGCCGTTAAGGACTGCGTCGAGGCGGCAGGACACTCGCTGCGACGCAAGTGCATCCGCAAGAGCGTGAAGAAGTTTCAGCTCAGCCTGGAGATTCCCGCGGGCTCGTCGATCGTGTGGCTGTGTGAGGCGCATTACAACACGGTTATTCAATTTTCTGGCTGCGTTCTATGCAAGCGTAGATTGGGCAAGAACCATATGTACAATATAACAACG caGGACACAGATCGACTGGAAAAGGCGCTGTCCGAGATGGGCATCCCAGTTCAGCTTGGCATGGGTACTGCAGTCTGCAAGCTGTGTCGCTATTTTGCCAACCTCTTGATGAAGCCACCGGACAGCACCAAGTCCCAAAAGGCGGAATTCGTGAAGAACTACAGAAAGAG GCTCCTCAAGGTGCATAATCTGCAGGATGGCAGTCATGAAGTGTCCGAAGCGGATGAAGAAGAGGCACCTAACGCAACGGAGGCGGAGAGGGCAACCGCAGACGGACACGAAGATGCCGAGATGCCCATGGTAGCGGACTATGATGGACCTACCGATTCCAATTCAAGTAGTTCTTCGACAGCAGCCCTGGACAGCAGCAAACAAATGTCTAAGCTGCAGGCCATCCTGCAGCAAAACGTGGGAGTGGATGCGACAGGAGCAGCGGGAACAGGAGCTGTTGCAGCAAGTCCCGTAGGAAGCGGATCTGGAGCAGATATCTCAAACGTATTGCGCGGGAATCCGAACATTTCCATGCGAGAACTTTTCCACGGCGAAGAGGAGCTGGGTGTGCAGTTCAAGGTTCCGTTcggatgcagcagcagccagcgcACGCCGGAGGGTTGGACACGGGTGCAGACGTTCCTACAATACGATGAGCCGACGCGCCGCCTCTGGGAGGAGTTGCAAAAGCCGTACGGCAACCAAAGCTCCTTTCTGCGCCACTTAATACTACTGGAGAAGTACTACCGAAACGGAGATCTCGTCCTGGCACCGCACGCCTCCTCCAATGCCACGGTTTACACGGAGACCGTCCGCCAGCGGCTAAATTCTTTTGATCACGGTCACTGCGGTGGATTGAGCAGCACAGGCAGCCCTTCTTTTTCGGGATCCGGCAAGCGCGGTGGCGTTCCTCAACCTACGGGTGCCAGTGTGCTGGCCACCGCTCTTACAACACCCTTGACAAGCCATTCATCCTCCTCTGCATCCATTTCATCCGATCAACATGCGTCGGTTGATCCTGTCATTCCGCTGGTAGAGCTCAATGATGACGATGAAGGCGAAGATGGGGCAGGCGGAGCAGTCGAAAGGGAGTCGACAAACAGGCAGGAGGAAACAATCTTGGAAAGCCTCAGCACAGCCTCGGTGGACAAGCTGACCAAGCAGCTCAGCTCGAATGCGGTGACGATTATCGCCCGGCCCAAAGACAAATCGCAGCTCTCCTGCAACAGTGGATCCTCCACGTCCATTTCCAGCTCCTCGTCCGCCATTTCCTCGCCGGAGGAAGTGGCCGTCACTAAGCTCACGGCAGTAGCACCAGTCCAGTCAAAGGATGCACCGCCACTGGCGCCTGCAAGTAGCGGTGTTAGCAACAGTCGCAGCATCCTCAAAACCAATCTCCTGGGCATGAACAAGGCCGTGGAAATTGTGCCGTTAACGACTGCCTCCCACGCTTCCACCTCCACATCCACTGCTGCATCTAAAAACTTCCTTACATCCATCGCCTCACTGGCTAACAAGCCAACTGGATGCCATATACCTGAGAAACAGCAAAAGATTCTGGACGTGGCCAATAAGCTGCTCGGCAGCCAGGGCGAACCGGTACCAACCGCCTTGCTTGGCCTGCAGTCAAAGCTAAAGCCTCCAATGCATCAGCAGCAGGCCGGGGGATCAGGAGCGGGAACTAGTGGCCCTCAGAAGCCTAATGTGGCGCAATTGCTTAGCTCTCCACCAGAGCTAATCAGCTTGCATAGACGGCGGACGAGcggagcagcagcggcggccaGCAGCTTACTCGGCAATCTTCCGGGCAAGAGGCTTCAACTTCCACGAACTGGAGCAGGGCCTTCAGCAGGAGCGGGAACTGGAACGGGCGCTGGAACAGCAGGAAGCCGCAGTGCGGGTGGACCACCACCGCCCAATGTGGTCATACTGCCGGACACCTTAACCGCACAGGAGCGACACGAGAGCAAGAGCTGGAAGCCAACGCTGATACCGCTGGAGGATCAGCACAAGGTGCCGAACAAGTCACATGCTCTTTATCAGACCGCCGACGGTCGTAGGTTGCCCGCCCTGGTGCAAGTGCAGTCTGGTGGCAAGCCATACCTCATCTCTATCTTCGACTACAACCGCATGTGCATCTTGCGAAGGGAGAAGCTGCTGCGGGACCAGATGCTCAAAAGTAACGCCAAGCAAAAGCCGCAgaaccagcaacagcagcaggcccaaacgcaccagcagcagcagaactCCGCCGCATCGGCGGCTGCCTTCTCCAATATGGTGAAGTTGGCCCAACAACACACGGCGCgtcagcagctccagcagctgcaacagaagcaacagcagcagcagcaacaaatgcccACTTTACAGCCAGGTGGAGCAGCTGGTACGGGTGTGCGACTTGCCCGACTGACGCAGAAACCGATGCCACCACTGACTAATCCGCAGATAGGCAGTCAGGCGCCCAACTTTCAGCCGCTGCTGTCCAGTACGCTGGACAACAGCAATAGCTCCTGGCTGTGGAAAAACTTTCCTGATCCCAATCAGTATCTgctaaatggaaatggagggGGTGCCGGGAGCTCCTCCAGCAAGTTGCCACATCTCACGGCCAAACCAGCCACGGCAACCAGTAGTGGCGGAGCGGCCAACAAGTCAGCAGGAAGCCTATTTACcctcaagcagcagcagcagcagcagcaccagcagaaacTCATCGACAATGCCATCATGTCAAAGATACCCAAAAGTTTGACCGTAATACCGCAGCAGATGGGTGGAAATGCCGGCAACGATATGGGGGgcagcagctcc ccggcAAGGACTGATGACGGCGGAGGAGGGCGCAATGGTCATCAGCCGTAG
- the LOC6524472 gene encoding putative GPI-anchor transamidase translates to FQGRRSHCSQLLSVRDIEQSILEGVVYVSVYRSKEVFNIMFLKLLVVFGLILASCRVEADNTSVLPEGFVDAAQRSTHTNNWAVLVDASRFWFNYRHVANVLSIYRSVKRLGIPDSQIILMIADDMACNARNPRPGQVYNNANQHINVYGDDVEVDYRGYEVTVENFVRLLTGRTQNGTARSKKLLSDAGSNVLIYLTGHGGDGFLKFQDSEEITSQELADGIQQMWEKKRYNELFFMVDTCQAASLYEKFTSPNVLAVASSLVGEDSLSHHVDPSIGVYMIDRYTYYALEFLEKVQPFSKRTIGEFLQVCPKRVCISTVGVRKDLYRRDPHKVPITDFFGAIRPTRVSTDRINVTLANEDDFIFDKDKMVTKKPFKIVMESQFPSELFK, encoded by the exons TTTCAGGGCAGACGGTCACACTGCTCACAGCTGTTATCTGTGCGTGATATCGAACAGTCGATACTTGAAGGCGTTGTTTATGTATCGGTCTATCGTTCTaaagaagtatttaatattatgTTTCTTAAATTACTAGTCGTCTTTGGCCTGATCCTCGCCAGCTGTCGGGTGGAGGCGGATAACACCTCGGTGTTGCCGGAGGGCTTTGTGGACGCCGCCCAGCGCTCCACACATACGAACAACTGGGCGGTGCTGGTGGACGCCTCAAGATTCTGGTTCAACTACCGGCATGTGGCTAATGTGCTGTCTATCTACCGGTCGGTGAAAAGACTAGGCATCCCAGACTCCCAGATCATTCTGATGATCGCCGACGACATGGCGTGTAATGCGCGGAACCCGCGTCCTGGTCAGGTGTACAATAACGCCAACCAGCACATCAATGTGTACGGAGACGACGTGGAGGTGGATTACCGCGGCTACGAGGTCACTGTGGAGAACTTTGTGCGTCTGCTGACCGGGAGAACCCAGAACGGCACGGCGCGCTCAAAGAAGCTGCTCTCGGACGCGGGCAGCAATGTGCTCATCTACCTAACCGGTCACGGCGGCGATGGATTCCTCAAGTTCCAGGACTCGGAGGAGATAACCAGCCAGGAGTTGGCCGACGGCATCCAACAGATGTGGGAGAAGAAGCG GTACAATGAGCTGTTTTTCATGGTGGACACTTGCCAAGCAGCTTCGCTGTACGAGAAATTCACCTCGCCGAATGTCCTGGCAGTGGCTAGCAGTCTTGTTGGCGAGGATTCCTTATCG caCCATGTGGATCCATCGATTGGAGTCTACATGATAGACCGGTACACCTACTACGCCTTGGAGTTCCTGGAGAAGGTGCAGCCCTTTAGCAAACGGACCATAGGCGAATTC CTGCAAGTGTGCCCCAAGCGAGTGTGCATTTCGACAGTGGGAGTGCGCAAGGATCTGTACCGCCGGGATCCGCACAAGGTGCCCATCACAGACTTCTTTGGAGCCATACGTCCCACACGGGTATCCACCGATCGCATCAATGTGACCCTGGCCAACGAGGA TGATTTCATATTCGACAAAGATAAGATGGTGACCAAAAAGCCCTTCAAAATCGTGATGGAGTCACAGTTTCCTTCCGAGCTTTTTAAATAG